The proteins below come from a single Rhodanobacter sp. LX-99 genomic window:
- a CDS encoding phosphatidylcholine/phosphatidylserine synthase produces the protein MSEPLPVRPPRHRGIYLLPNLFTTGAMFAGFYAIIASIGGRYTEAAVAVFIAALLDGMDGRVARMTGTQTEFGVQYDSLSDLVSFGLAPALVMYTWSLSTLRDFGPLWGKLGWAAAFIYAACAALRLARFNTQVGVADKRYFQGLASPAAAAVCMSFVWSVDKFGLAGSDFCFITPVIAIVVGLLMVSRFRYFSFKSLPMGDRQRVPFVWMVVAVLLLALLILDTPRVLFVGFTLYLLSGPVWTIWSLATHRRRARRSAA, from the coding sequence ATGAGCGAGCCATTGCCTGTCCGCCCGCCCCGCCACCGGGGCATCTACCTGCTGCCGAACCTGTTCACCACGGGGGCGATGTTTGCGGGTTTCTACGCGATCATCGCCAGCATCGGCGGCCGTTATACCGAGGCGGCGGTCGCGGTGTTCATCGCCGCGCTGCTGGACGGCATGGACGGCCGCGTGGCGCGGATGACCGGCACCCAGACCGAGTTCGGCGTGCAGTACGACTCGCTGTCCGACCTGGTCAGCTTCGGGCTGGCGCCGGCGCTGGTGATGTATACGTGGTCGCTGTCGACGCTGCGCGATTTCGGCCCGCTGTGGGGCAAGCTGGGCTGGGCCGCCGCGTTCATCTACGCCGCCTGCGCTGCGTTGCGGCTGGCGCGCTTCAATACCCAGGTGGGCGTGGCCGACAAGCGCTATTTCCAGGGGCTGGCCAGCCCGGCGGCGGCGGCGGTGTGCATGTCGTTCGTGTGGAGCGTGGACAAGTTCGGCCTGGCGGGCAGCGATTTCTGCTTCATCACGCCGGTGATCGCGATCGTGGTCGGGCTGCTGATGGTCAGCCGTTTCCGCTATTTCAGTTTCAAGTCGCTGCCGATGGGCGATCGCCAGAGGGTGCCGTTCGTGTGGATGGTGGTCGCGGTGCTGCTGCTGGCCTTGCTGATCCTGGACACGCCGCGCGTGCTGTTCGTCGGCTTCACGCTCTACCTGTTGTCCGGCCCGGTATGGACCATCTGGAGCCTGGCCACGCATCGGCGCCGGGCACGGCGCAGCGCGGCATGA
- a CDS encoding DUF4124 domain-containing protein — translation MHRSLIAVALLLLAPLAAAQVYKWTDASGTVHYSEAPPAQGTKYVKVTTTGTVEPLAAPAPSETAQSRDAPAEPAKPVADTPENRSKMCDTLKANLTALQGGGPVVMQQDGKTVALDDAQRKQQAAATQTQYDQFCQQAR, via the coding sequence ATGCATCGTTCGCTGATTGCCGTGGCGCTGCTGTTGCTGGCCCCGCTGGCCGCCGCCCAGGTCTACAAATGGACGGACGCCAGCGGCACCGTGCACTACTCGGAAGCGCCGCCGGCACAGGGCACGAAGTACGTGAAGGTGACCACCACCGGCACGGTGGAACCGCTGGCCGCACCCGCGCCCAGCGAAACGGCGCAAAGCAGGGACGCCCCGGCCGAGCCCGCCAAACCGGTGGCCGACACGCCGGAAAACCGCAGCAAGATGTGCGATACGCTGAAGGCCAACCTCACCGCGCTGCAGGGCGGCGGTCCGGTGGTGATGCAGCAGGACGGCAAGACCGTCGCGCTCGACGACGCCCAGCGCAAGCAGCAGGCCGCCGCGACGCAGACGCAATACGACCAGTTCTGCCAGCAGGCCCGGTAA
- a CDS encoding proline--tRNA ligase, producing MRLSQFHLATVKEVPADAEIASHQLMLRAGMIRKLASGLYTWSPLGLRVLRKVENIVREEMDRAGAIEMLMPSVQPKELWEETGRWEKFGGQLLKIKDRKGQEFCYGPTHEEVVTDFARNELKSYKQLPVNFYQIQTKFRDEIRPRFGVMRAREFLMKDAYSFHLTQESLAETYAAMYQAYSRIFTRLGLTFRAVQADTGAIGGNASHEFQVLADSGEDAIVFSDGSDYAANIEKAEALAPAAGRPAPAAALQRVDTPTQKTIDDIAGFLQVSPQQCVKTLLVRGRDGLVALCLRGDHEINAVKAGKLAELPDESVLASEEEILAATGTRPGFIGPVGLPASIPVIVDRDAAVLADFVCGGNVDRTHCTGANWDRDARITRVADLRNVVEGDLSPDGKGVLHLARGIEVGHVFQLGTKYAETLGATVVDETGKPQVMTMGCYGIGVSRIVAAAIEQRHDEAGILWPEAMAPWRVAVCVINPKNAPAVSAAAEALYQALSQRGIEALLDDRGVRAGSMFADMELIGIPHRVVVSERGLAAGTLEYRAREDSESRSLSEEELFALLG from the coding sequence ATGCGCCTCAGCCAATTCCACCTGGCCACCGTCAAGGAAGTCCCTGCCGACGCCGAAATCGCCAGCCACCAGCTGATGCTGCGCGCCGGCATGATCCGCAAGCTCGCCTCCGGCCTGTACACCTGGAGCCCGCTGGGCCTGCGCGTGCTGCGCAAGGTGGAAAACATCGTGCGCGAGGAAATGGACCGCGCCGGCGCGATCGAAATGCTGATGCCGTCGGTGCAGCCGAAGGAACTGTGGGAGGAAACCGGCCGCTGGGAGAAATTCGGCGGCCAGCTGCTGAAAATCAAGGACCGCAAGGGTCAGGAATTCTGCTATGGCCCGACCCACGAAGAAGTGGTCACCGACTTTGCCCGCAACGAGCTGAAAAGCTACAAGCAGCTGCCAGTCAACTTCTACCAGATCCAGACCAAGTTCCGCGACGAGATCCGCCCGCGTTTCGGCGTGATGCGCGCGCGCGAATTCCTGATGAAGGACGCCTATTCGTTTCACCTGACCCAGGAGTCGCTGGCCGAGACCTACGCGGCGATGTACCAGGCTTATTCGCGCATTTTCACCCGCCTCGGCCTGACCTTCCGCGCCGTGCAGGCCGATACCGGCGCCATTGGCGGCAATGCCAGCCACGAATTCCAGGTGCTGGCCGATTCCGGCGAGGATGCCATCGTGTTTTCCGACGGTTCGGATTACGCCGCGAATATCGAGAAGGCCGAGGCGCTGGCGCCGGCCGCCGGACGCCCTGCCCCTGCCGCCGCCCTGCAGCGGGTCGACACGCCCACCCAGAAAACCATCGACGACATCGCCGGCTTCCTCCAGGTCAGCCCGCAGCAGTGCGTGAAGACCCTGCTGGTGCGCGGTCGCGACGGCCTGGTCGCGCTGTGCCTGCGCGGCGACCACGAGATCAACGCGGTCAAGGCCGGCAAGCTGGCCGAGCTGCCGGACGAATCGGTGCTCGCCAGCGAGGAGGAAATCCTCGCCGCCACCGGCACGCGCCCCGGTTTCATCGGCCCGGTCGGCCTGCCCGCGTCGATCCCGGTGATCGTCGACCGCGACGCGGCCGTGCTCGCCGACTTCGTCTGCGGCGGCAATGTCGACCGCACGCACTGCACCGGCGCGAACTGGGACCGCGATGCGCGCATCACCCGCGTCGCCGACCTGCGCAACGTGGTCGAGGGCGACCTTTCCCCCGACGGCAAGGGCGTGCTGCACCTTGCCCGCGGCATCGAGGTCGGCCACGTGTTCCAGCTGGGCACGAAGTACGCCGAAACGCTTGGCGCCACCGTGGTGGACGAAACCGGCAAGCCGCAGGTGATGACCATGGGCTGCTACGGCATCGGCGTCAGCCGCATCGTCGCGGCCGCGATCGAGCAGCGTCACGACGAAGCCGGCATCCTCTGGCCGGAAGCCATGGCGCCGTGGCGCGTGGCGGTATGCGTGATCAACCCGAAAAACGCGCCCGCCGTCAGCGCGGCCGCCGAGGCGCTGTACCAGGCGCTGAGCCAGCGCGGCATCGAGGCCTTGCTGGACGATCGTGGCGTACGCGCCGGCAGCATGTTCGCCGACATGGAGCTGATCGGCATTCCGCACCGTGTCGTGGTCAGCGAGCGCGGGTTGGCCGCGGGCACCCTGGAATATCGCGCCCGCGAAGACAGCGAAAGCCGGTCACTCAGCGAAGAAGAACTGTTTGCCCTGCTCGGCTGA
- a CDS encoding H-NS histone family protein: protein MAVDIKNLNHNQLNDLINKAQVRQNELRKEKVVKLREKVHALIKAEGYTFEDIFGSTRGKAKRSTGTVAPKYRNPANPAQTWSGRGKRPHWFNDALKAGKKEKDLAI, encoded by the coding sequence ATGGCCGTCGATATCAAGAACCTCAATCACAACCAGCTCAATGACCTGATCAACAAGGCACAGGTGCGCCAGAATGAACTGCGCAAGGAAAAGGTCGTCAAGCTGCGCGAGAAAGTGCATGCCTTGATCAAGGCCGAGGGGTATACCTTCGAAGACATCTTCGGCAGCACGCGCGGGAAGGCCAAGCGCAGCACCGGAACGGTCGCGCCGAAATACCGCAACCCGGCCAATCCCGCACAGACATGGTCCGGCCGCGGCAAGCGCCCGCACTGGTTCAATGACGCGTTGAAGGCCGGCAAGAAGGAAAAGGATCTGGCGATCTGA
- a CDS encoding threonine/serine exporter family protein, with protein sequence MSAGDTISQQQFATTASATRIAFVLELARRLHQYGTSAPRLEMAIAGAAQRLGLSADVWSSPTAIIISFADLAQGEEGVAQTTQVMRLAPGEVNLERLCEADDIADRAIAGELGLREGFRLLRELGRPDTRREKIGSVASYGLSAAGIAALFLHSSWVDLVVAGAIGVMIGWITLLAASRPRLAVASDAICALVATTVAIVVSAFVVPLAIKSVVLASLIILVPGMSLTNAVREISSGHLVSGMARMGGAMSTLLKLTFGTIAATQLCAAVGITARDFALPALPTWTDYPALLVAAVAFAILFRAARRDWPVVIVAVVVGYLATRWGGAISGSLPGAPVGVFLGGLLLGALANVYARFAHRPGAVIREPGILLLVPGSVGFRSVSFLLERDTTLSVDTGLLLVTLLVSLVAGLMFGDLLVSPRRSL encoded by the coding sequence ATGAGCGCAGGCGACACCATCAGCCAGCAGCAGTTCGCCACCACGGCGTCGGCCACGCGCATCGCGTTCGTGCTGGAACTGGCGCGGCGGCTGCACCAGTACGGCACCTCGGCGCCGCGGCTGGAAATGGCCATTGCCGGCGCGGCGCAGCGGCTGGGGCTGTCCGCCGACGTCTGGTCCAGCCCCACCGCGATCATCATCTCGTTCGCCGACCTGGCCCAGGGCGAGGAAGGCGTGGCGCAGACCACCCAGGTGATGCGGCTGGCGCCGGGCGAGGTGAATCTCGAGCGGCTGTGCGAAGCCGACGACATCGCCGACCGCGCGATCGCCGGCGAGCTGGGCCTGCGCGAGGGCTTCCGCCTGCTGCGCGAACTGGGCCGACCCGACACGCGGCGCGAGAAGATCGGCTCGGTCGCCAGCTACGGCCTGTCCGCAGCCGGCATCGCGGCGCTGTTCCTGCACAGTTCCTGGGTGGACCTGGTGGTGGCCGGCGCGATCGGCGTGATGATCGGCTGGATCACCCTGCTGGCGGCCAGCCGGCCGCGGCTGGCGGTGGCCAGCGACGCGATCTGTGCGCTGGTGGCGACCACGGTGGCGATCGTGGTGAGTGCGTTCGTGGTACCGCTGGCGATCAAGTCGGTGGTGCTGGCCAGCCTGATCATCCTGGTGCCGGGCATGTCGCTGACCAACGCCGTGCGCGAGATTTCCAGTGGACACCTGGTGTCCGGCATGGCGCGCATGGGCGGCGCCATGTCGACCCTGCTCAAGCTCACCTTCGGCACCATCGCGGCGACCCAGCTGTGCGCCGCGGTGGGCATCACGGCCCGCGACTTCGCGCTGCCGGCACTGCCTACCTGGACCGATTACCCGGCCCTGCTGGTCGCGGCGGTCGCGTTCGCCATCCTGTTCCGCGCGGCCCGGCGCGACTGGCCGGTGGTGATCGTGGCGGTGGTGGTGGGCTACCTGGCCACGCGCTGGGGAGGGGCGATTTCCGGCTCGCTGCCGGGCGCGCCGGTGGGCGTGTTCCTGGGCGGGCTGCTGCTGGGCGCGCTGGCGAACGTCTACGCGCGCTTCGCGCATCGCCCCGGCGCGGTCATCCGCGAGCCGGGCATCCTGCTGCTGGTGCCGGGCAGCGTGGGTTTTCGCAGCGTGTCGTTCCTGCTCGAACGCGATACCACGCTGAGCGTGGATACCGGCCTGCTGCTGGTAACCCTGCTGGTGTCGCTGGTGGCGGGACTGATGTTCGGCGACCTGCTGGTTTCCCCCCGCCGCTCCTTATAA
- a CDS encoding NfeD family protein translates to MWELSTHYLWWILALLLIAGELLLPGYFLLWIGLAAAAMGVVLWIDPTLGLLAQAILFGLLAFASCIGYARWLRPRLERRAPGGERLNRRAEQLIGQRYELIEPIVNGRGKARVGDGQWLVSGPDLPLGTTVEVVAVEGATLRVRAAA, encoded by the coding sequence ATGTGGGAGCTCTCGACGCATTACCTGTGGTGGATCCTGGCGCTGCTGCTGATCGCCGGCGAGTTGCTGCTGCCCGGCTATTTCCTGCTCTGGATCGGCCTGGCGGCCGCCGCGATGGGCGTGGTGCTGTGGATCGACCCGACGCTGGGCCTGCTGGCGCAGGCGATCCTGTTCGGCCTGCTCGCGTTTGCCTCGTGCATCGGTTACGCGCGCTGGCTGCGGCCGCGGCTTGAACGCCGCGCGCCCGGCGGCGAACGGCTGAACCGTCGCGCCGAGCAGTTGATCGGCCAACGCTACGAGCTGATCGAGCCGATCGTCAACGGCCGCGGCAAGGCCCGCGTGGGCGACGGCCAGTGGCTGGTCAGCGGACCGGACCTGCCGCTGGGCACCACGGTGGAAGTGGTCGCGGTGGAAGGCGCCACGCTGCGGGTACGCGCGGCGGCATGA
- a CDS encoding SPFH domain-containing protein produces MGQLLALVIVAVVVIGVAKLVRIVPQGYEWTVETFGKYTRTLSPGLHFLIPIYQAVGRKINMMEQVLDVPSQDVITKDNAVVRVDGVVFYQVLDAAKAAYEVANLEGAALALIMTNIRTVLGSMDLDESLSQRDAINAKLLGVVDEATHPWGVKVNRIEIKDISPPRDLVDAMARQMKAEREKRANILDAEGFRQAAILKAEGEKQSVILAAEGEKEAAFRAAEARERSAEAEAKATTMVSESIAGGNVNALNYFVANNYVEALKEMAKSPNQKMLLLPIEATGILGSLAGIAELAKESLGQQQKPAAIQPPLR; encoded by the coding sequence GGGACAGCTTCTTGCGTTGGTCATCGTGGCCGTCGTCGTCATCGGCGTGGCCAAGCTGGTGCGCATCGTGCCGCAGGGCTACGAGTGGACCGTGGAAACGTTCGGCAAGTACACCCGCACGCTGAGTCCGGGGCTGCATTTCCTGATCCCGATCTACCAGGCGGTAGGGCGCAAGATCAACATGATGGAACAGGTGCTGGACGTGCCCAGCCAGGACGTGATCACCAAGGACAATGCGGTGGTGCGCGTCGATGGCGTGGTGTTCTACCAGGTGCTGGACGCGGCCAAGGCAGCCTACGAGGTGGCCAACCTGGAAGGCGCCGCGCTGGCGCTGATCATGACCAACATCCGCACCGTGCTCGGCTCGATGGACCTGGACGAAAGCCTGAGCCAGCGCGACGCGATCAACGCCAAGCTGCTCGGCGTGGTGGACGAGGCGACTCATCCGTGGGGCGTCAAGGTCAACCGCATCGAGATCAAGGACATCTCGCCGCCGCGCGACCTGGTCGATGCGATGGCGCGGCAGATGAAGGCCGAGCGCGAGAAGCGCGCCAACATCCTCGACGCCGAGGGCTTCCGCCAGGCGGCGATCCTCAAGGCCGAAGGCGAGAAGCAGTCGGTGATCCTGGCCGCCGAAGGCGAGAAGGAAGCCGCGTTTCGCGCCGCCGAAGCGCGCGAGCGCTCAGCCGAGGCCGAGGCGAAGGCGACCACGATGGTGTCCGAGTCGATCGCCGGCGGCAACGTCAACGCCTTGAACTACTTCGTCGCCAACAACTACGTCGAGGCTTTGAAAGAGATGGCCAAGTCGCCGAACCAGAAGATGCTGCTGCTGCCGATCGAGGCCACCGGCATCCTCGGTTCGCTGGCCGGCATCGCCGAGCTGGCGAAGGAGTCGCTCGGCCAGCAGCAGAAGCCGGCCGCCATCCAGCCGCCGCTGCGTTGA